Proteins encoded together in one Streptomyces umbrinus window:
- a CDS encoding helix-turn-helix transcriptional regulator: MSSLSSSVVVGREPERDLLTAAVRSAGEGRGSSVFVLGEPGIGKSRLVEEAAGAAVRTGLRVLRGRAASAGRAVPLRPLAEAVFSGLRGEGAPADGDLGPYEPLLSRLCGLAPPDGAPLVGYAEAVLRLLGTLGRTGGCVLVLEDLHDADADTLTIVDYLTDNLPGQRAVLLATLRGGPGPALDLAEAAVSRRTARTLRLARLGPAHTAELAARCLGHDDAGHVPAVVLDRLHAVSEGVPFVVEELLTAMVDSGDLVQRRGDGWTVPGSLNAHVPATVAAAVLQRVDHLEPPGVALLEAAAVLGRRFPVDIAARVAGLDRATALRQLRHAARAQLVTDGATAEEPGWHTFRHALTADAITHRLLPVERAALCLAAADAIESADAIEGADATESADATGPEPRDAGRPARRAGEPHGLIGGDSGDDLYRLAAELCVAGGQRARAAVLLARAGRQAVLRGALLTAVELLDRGLELTSGVPAAPPEAVAGLLEELLGTLVLTGDVQRVPELGDRLDDVLTVWGAPPARRAAGFLARARAAATAQQWEEGLTAVRRARELLGAEPDPASRAALDAVAAHLVLNSQRPDRLESARALAEGAVATAEAVGLPEVSCKALNMLGYCLRPQDLAEAEGVFERLVATAETHALPVWRIRGLLELGVLDRIRTTGTDRLLAVRKAAEETGAVLMTAWADMHLTQAHVLRDEHDSALESARRLRTTAHRLRLREVQLIGVGMDAIIAASLGDRQKLQAALHVVESALAGRSAGALWGYADTSVWGWAQGICSLLREEPDRAMTEFTEADRAMRALPSTRGVTGFLGPYLLLRTVRGAAGWAELDGAVADRLTQVHWDRPFAGWSRAVLLGREGRAAEAAKAAEEALAGTDAIPLARHLCLRLGASAAFADGWGQPVEWLRAAEQFFHDRGTTRVSAACRAMLREAGSPVARRREGHDTIPQELRRAGVTAREYEVLRLLGRGLGNQEIAEQLFLSPRTVEKHLASLRNRTDQSGRAALITLARRYAAGQ, translated from the coding sequence GTGTCGTCGTTGTCGTCGTCGGTAGTGGTCGGCAGAGAACCGGAGCGGGATCTTCTGACCGCGGCCGTCCGATCGGCGGGCGAGGGACGGGGCTCCTCGGTGTTCGTGCTGGGCGAGCCGGGCATCGGCAAGTCGCGGCTCGTCGAGGAGGCCGCGGGCGCCGCCGTACGCACCGGGTTGCGGGTGCTGCGCGGGCGGGCCGCGTCCGCCGGGCGAGCGGTGCCGCTGCGCCCGCTGGCGGAAGCCGTGTTCTCCGGACTGCGTGGCGAAGGGGCGCCCGCCGACGGGGACCTGGGCCCGTACGAGCCGCTGCTGTCGCGACTGTGCGGGCTGGCGCCGCCGGACGGTGCGCCGCTGGTGGGCTACGCCGAGGCGGTGCTGAGGCTCCTGGGGACCCTCGGACGCACCGGCGGCTGTGTCCTGGTGCTGGAGGACCTGCACGACGCGGACGCCGACACGCTCACCATCGTCGACTACCTCACGGACAACCTTCCCGGCCAGCGGGCCGTCCTGCTGGCCACCCTGCGCGGTGGGCCCGGACCGGCCCTCGACCTCGCCGAGGCCGCCGTGTCCCGCCGTACGGCCCGCACCCTGCGCCTCGCCCGGCTCGGCCCCGCCCACACCGCCGAGCTCGCCGCCCGCTGTCTGGGCCACGACGACGCGGGCCACGTACCGGCAGTGGTACTGGACCGTCTGCATGCCGTCTCCGAAGGTGTTCCCTTCGTCGTGGAGGAACTGCTGACCGCCATGGTCGACAGCGGCGACCTCGTGCAGCGGCGGGGCGACGGCTGGACGGTGCCCGGCTCGCTGAACGCCCACGTGCCCGCGACGGTCGCCGCTGCCGTCCTTCAGCGCGTGGACCACCTGGAACCGCCCGGTGTCGCGCTCCTGGAAGCGGCGGCCGTCCTGGGCAGGCGCTTCCCCGTGGACATCGCCGCCCGCGTCGCCGGGCTCGACCGGGCGACGGCTCTGCGCCAGCTTCGCCATGCGGCACGCGCCCAGCTGGTCACCGACGGCGCCACCGCGGAGGAGCCCGGCTGGCACACGTTCCGCCACGCCCTGACCGCCGACGCCATCACCCACCGGCTGCTGCCCGTGGAGCGGGCGGCGCTCTGTCTCGCCGCGGCCGACGCGATCGAGTCCGCCGACGCCATCGAGGGCGCTGACGCCACCGAGTCCGCCGATGCGACAGGGCCGGAGCCGCGGGACGCGGGCCGCCCCGCCCGGCGGGCCGGGGAGCCGCACGGTCTGATCGGCGGTGACTCGGGTGACGACCTGTACCGCCTGGCCGCGGAGCTGTGTGTCGCCGGCGGTCAGCGGGCCCGGGCGGCCGTGCTGCTCGCCCGGGCCGGCCGGCAGGCGGTCCTGCGGGGCGCTCTGCTGACCGCGGTGGAACTCCTCGACAGGGGACTGGAGTTGACCTCCGGCGTCCCGGCCGCCCCGCCCGAGGCAGTGGCAGGACTGCTGGAGGAGCTACTGGGGACACTCGTCCTCACGGGCGACGTCCAGCGCGTGCCGGAGCTCGGCGACCGGCTGGACGACGTCCTGACCGTGTGGGGCGCGCCGCCCGCCCGCCGCGCCGCGGGTTTCCTGGCCCGGGCCAGAGCCGCCGCCACCGCGCAGCAGTGGGAGGAGGGCCTGACCGCCGTGCGGCGGGCACGGGAACTGCTCGGAGCCGAGCCCGACCCCGCGTCCCGCGCCGCCCTGGACGCGGTCGCCGCGCACCTGGTGCTCAACTCGCAGCGCCCGGACCGGCTGGAGAGCGCCAGGGCCCTGGCCGAAGGGGCCGTGGCGACCGCCGAGGCGGTCGGACTGCCGGAGGTGAGCTGCAAGGCGCTGAACATGCTCGGCTACTGCCTGCGGCCCCAGGACCTGGCCGAGGCGGAAGGGGTGTTCGAACGCCTGGTGGCCACGGCCGAGACCCATGCGCTGCCGGTCTGGCGGATACGCGGCCTGCTGGAACTCGGCGTGCTCGACCGGATCCGGACCACCGGAACCGATCGGCTGCTGGCCGTGCGGAAGGCGGCCGAGGAGACCGGTGCGGTGCTCATGACGGCCTGGGCCGACATGCATCTGACCCAGGCCCATGTGCTGCGCGACGAGCACGACAGCGCCCTGGAGTCGGCCCGGCGGCTCCGGACGACGGCCCACCGGCTGCGGTTGCGCGAGGTGCAGCTGATCGGCGTCGGAATGGACGCCATCATCGCCGCCTCACTCGGGGACCGGCAGAAACTCCAGGCCGCGCTGCACGTCGTGGAGAGCGCACTGGCCGGACGGAGCGCCGGGGCGCTCTGGGGCTACGCCGACACCTCCGTGTGGGGCTGGGCCCAGGGCATCTGCTCCCTGCTGCGGGAGGAACCCGACCGTGCGATGACCGAGTTCACCGAGGCGGACCGGGCCATGCGGGCGCTGCCCAGCACGCGCGGGGTCACCGGTTTCCTGGGCCCCTACCTGCTCCTGCGGACCGTACGGGGCGCGGCAGGCTGGGCGGAGCTGGACGGGGCCGTCGCGGACCGGCTCACCCAGGTCCACTGGGACCGGCCGTTCGCGGGATGGTCCCGGGCCGTGCTGCTGGGCCGTGAGGGCCGTGCCGCCGAGGCCGCCAAGGCAGCCGAGGAAGCACTGGCCGGTACCGACGCCATCCCCCTGGCCCGCCACCTGTGTCTGCGCCTGGGCGCTTCCGCGGCGTTCGCCGACGGCTGGGGACAGCCTGTCGAGTGGCTGCGCGCCGCCGAGCAGTTCTTCCACGACCGGGGCACGACACGGGTGTCGGCCGCCTGCCGCGCCATGCTGCGGGAAGCGGGCTCTCCCGTGGCCCGCCGCCGTGAGGGCCATGACACGATTCCGCAGGAGCTGCGGCGGGCGGGGGTGACCGCGCGGGAGTACGAGGTGCTGCGCCTGCTCGGCCGGGGGCTCGGCAACCAGGAGATCGCCGAGCAGCTCTTCCTCTCGCCACGCACCGTCGAGAAGCACCTCGCGAGTCTCCGGAATCGTACGGATCAGAGCGGCCGGGCCGCCCTGATCACCCTGGCACGCCGGTACGCGGCCGGGCAGTGA
- a CDS encoding winged helix-turn-helix transcriptional regulator: MSPRRSYDQYCSAARALDALGDRWTLLIVRELLAGPRRYTDLHADLPGVSTDVLASRLKDMERDGLATRRRLPPPGAANVYELTARGRELLPVLQALGEWGAPLLAERRPTDAVRAHWFALPLLRSLEGLGDGLVQVRLDEGEFYVRLGAPDGPVYGEGPAPEDPDAGLSLDAEACTALARGDLALLDAVRDGRITVTGESPLAKTLREA; the protein is encoded by the coding sequence ATGTCACCTCGCCGAAGCTACGACCAGTACTGTTCCGCTGCCCGGGCCCTCGATGCCCTCGGTGACCGCTGGACCCTCCTGATCGTCCGCGAGCTGCTGGCCGGTCCGCGCCGCTACACCGACCTGCACGCGGATCTGCCCGGCGTGAGCACGGACGTCCTCGCCTCCCGGCTCAAGGACATGGAGCGGGACGGCCTGGCGACCCGGCGCCGGCTGCCGCCGCCGGGAGCGGCGAACGTGTACGAACTCACCGCCCGTGGGCGCGAGTTGCTGCCCGTCCTCCAGGCCCTCGGCGAGTGGGGCGCACCCCTGCTGGCGGAACGGCGCCCCACGGACGCGGTACGCGCCCACTGGTTCGCGCTGCCGCTGCTGCGCTCCCTGGAGGGACTTGGCGACGGCCTCGTCCAAGTCCGGTTGGACGAAGGGGAGTTCTATGTCCGACTCGGCGCGCCGGACGGCCCGGTCTACGGAGAGGGCCCGGCCCCCGAGGACCCCGACGCCGGCCTCTCCCTCGACGCCGAGGCATGCACGGCACTCGCGAGAGGCGACCTGGCCCTCCTCGACGCGGTCCGGGACGGCCGCATCACGGTGACAGGCGAAAGCCCCCTGGCCAAGACACTCCGGGAGGCGTGA
- a CDS encoding IucA/IucC family protein — protein sequence MPPMHPGDGIGEAADAYAVAPLLNCLIRELGEPAPGPGESGDRRVYRLPAGGRLLRVRAGRRPTEPEVYAAGAWQRLSHAELVKLTSEVLRGHTGLSNPELPIEMTDSRDAVAAILTAREGTTPPDDLYRRSEQSLITGHPYHPAPKARGGGPVTGWIPYAPEAYTRFPLVLLGLREDVCVEEGDTGALDELGEAPPGYRLLPVHPWQLDLVGARPEIREAFADGRLVRLGPSAWTAWPTAAIRTLYVPGTDLFLKFSLDVRITNDIRRLWRHDLLRLRRTDAAVTSAFAATDTPAAWLSDRGYRTADFAFEELAVLVRDGLRTHVTPGATPVLAAALTETFEGNPLDCLADPAAWWSAYLRQVVPPALELFARHGVVLEAHLQNTVVAVDSDGMPVQALFRDAEGVKLLPEVTRAAGWERLVYCLVVNNLLEIAEALGERYPGTELWDAVRRELTRCGAELPEAAELLRAPTLPGKTNLLLRWTGADGADARYLPVPNPLRPPDAAGGGGNMDA from the coding sequence ATGCCACCCATGCACCCCGGGGACGGCATCGGCGAAGCAGCCGATGCGTACGCGGTGGCGCCGCTGCTCAATTGTCTGATTCGGGAGCTCGGCGAGCCCGCACCGGGGCCCGGGGAGTCCGGCGACCGGCGCGTGTACCGGCTGCCGGCCGGGGGACGGCTCCTGCGGGTGCGCGCCGGACGCCGTCCCACCGAGCCCGAGGTGTACGCCGCCGGTGCCTGGCAGCGCCTGAGCCACGCCGAACTGGTCAAACTCACCTCCGAGGTCCTTCGCGGGCACACCGGCCTGTCCAATCCCGAACTGCCCATCGAGATGACCGACAGCCGGGACGCGGTGGCGGCGATCCTGACCGCCCGGGAGGGGACGACCCCGCCCGACGACCTGTACCGGCGTTCCGAACAGTCCCTGATCACCGGACATCCCTACCATCCCGCCCCCAAGGCCCGCGGCGGCGGCCCGGTCACCGGCTGGATTCCGTACGCCCCCGAGGCGTACACCCGCTTCCCGCTGGTGCTCCTGGGGCTGAGGGAGGACGTGTGCGTGGAGGAAGGTGACACGGGCGCGCTCGACGAGCTGGGCGAGGCCCCGCCCGGCTATCGCCTCCTGCCCGTCCACCCCTGGCAGCTCGACCTCGTCGGCGCCCGCCCGGAGATCCGTGAGGCCTTCGCGGACGGCCGTCTCGTACGGCTGGGCCCCTCCGCGTGGACGGCCTGGCCGACGGCGGCCATCCGCACGCTGTACGTCCCCGGCACCGATCTCTTCCTGAAGTTCAGCCTCGACGTCCGCATCACGAACGACATCCGCCGCCTCTGGCGCCACGACCTCCTCCGGCTGCGCCGCACGGACGCGGCGGTGACCTCGGCCTTCGCGGCCACGGACACTCCCGCGGCCTGGCTGAGTGACCGCGGCTACCGCACCGCCGACTTCGCATTCGAGGAGCTCGCCGTCCTCGTACGCGACGGGCTGCGCACGCATGTGACCCCCGGCGCGACGCCGGTCCTGGCGGCCGCGCTGACGGAGACCTTCGAAGGCAACCCCCTCGACTGCCTCGCCGACCCGGCCGCCTGGTGGTCGGCGTATCTGCGTCAAGTCGTCCCGCCCGCCCTGGAGTTGTTCGCCCGGCACGGGGTCGTACTCGAAGCGCATCTGCAGAACACGGTGGTCGCCGTGGACAGTGACGGGATGCCGGTGCAGGCGCTGTTCCGCGACGCGGAGGGCGTGAAACTGCTGCCCGAGGTGACGCGCGCGGCCGGGTGGGAGCGGCTGGTGTACTGCCTGGTCGTCAACAACCTCCTGGAGATCGCGGAGGCGCTGGGGGAGCGGTACCCGGGCACGGAGCTCTGGGACGCCGTGCGACGCGAGCTGACGCGGTGCGGCGCGGAGCTGCCCGAAGCGGCCGAACTGCTCCGGGCCCCGACCCTGCCCGGCAAGACGAACCTGCTGCTGCGCTGGACCGGCGCCGACGGCGCCGACGCACGCTATCTGCCCGTCCCGAACCCCTTGCGCCCGCCGGACGCGGCGGGCGGTGGCGGGAATATGGATGCCTGA
- a CDS encoding pyridoxal phosphate-dependent aminotransferase codes for MEFRQSNKLSEVCYEIRGPVIEHADALEKAGHSVLRLNTGNPALFGFEAPEEILQDMIRMLPQAHGYTDSRGILSARRAVAGRYQTLGLEVGVDDVFLGNGISELISMAVQALVEDGDEILIPAPDFPLWTAVTTLAGGKAVHYLCDEQADWYPDLDDMAAKITDRTKAVVIINPNNPTGAVYPKEIIEGILDLARRHGLMVFADEIYDQILYDDAVHHSVAALAPDLVVLTFCGLSKTYRVAGFRSGWLVITGPKQHAKNYIEGLTMLASMRLCANAPAQYAIQAALGGRQSIHELTAPGGRLHEQRTVAWEKLNEIPGVSCVKPKGSLYAFPRLDPKVHKIHDDEKFVLDLLLREKIQVVQGTGFNWPTPDHFRILTLPHADDLDAAISRIGRFLSGYRQ; via the coding sequence ATGGAGTTCCGGCAGTCGAACAAGCTCAGCGAGGTCTGTTACGAGATCCGGGGCCCGGTGATCGAGCACGCCGACGCGCTGGAGAAGGCAGGCCACAGCGTGCTGCGCCTGAACACCGGCAACCCCGCGCTCTTCGGCTTCGAGGCGCCGGAGGAGATCCTCCAGGACATGATCCGGATGCTGCCCCAGGCGCACGGGTACACGGACTCGCGCGGCATCCTCTCGGCCCGCCGGGCCGTGGCGGGGCGCTACCAGACCCTGGGCCTGGAGGTCGGCGTCGACGACGTCTTCCTCGGCAACGGCATCTCCGAGCTGATCTCGATGGCCGTACAGGCGCTGGTCGAGGACGGCGACGAAATCCTCATCCCCGCCCCGGACTTCCCCCTCTGGACGGCCGTCACGACCCTCGCGGGCGGCAAGGCGGTCCACTACCTCTGCGACGAACAGGCCGACTGGTACCCGGACCTGGACGACATGGCGGCGAAGATCACCGACCGCACCAAGGCCGTCGTCATCATCAACCCGAACAACCCCACCGGCGCGGTCTACCCGAAGGAGATCATCGAGGGCATCCTCGACCTCGCCCGCCGACACGGCCTGATGGTCTTCGCCGACGAGATCTACGACCAGATCCTGTACGACGACGCCGTGCACCACTCCGTCGCCGCACTCGCCCCCGACCTGGTGGTGCTGACGTTCTGCGGCCTGTCGAAGACGTACCGGGTGGCCGGCTTCCGCTCGGGCTGGCTGGTGATCACCGGTCCGAAGCAGCACGCGAAGAACTACATCGAGGGCCTCACCATGCTGGCCTCCATGCGGCTGTGCGCCAACGCGCCCGCGCAGTACGCTATCCAGGCCGCGCTCGGCGGCCGGCAGTCCATCCACGAGCTGACCGCTCCGGGCGGGCGGCTGCACGAACAGCGCACCGTGGCCTGGGAGAAGCTCAATGAGATCCCCGGCGTGTCCTGCGTGAAGCCGAAGGGCTCGCTGTACGCGTTCCCGCGCCTGGATCCCAAGGTCCACAAGATCCACGACGACGAGAAGTTCGTCCTGGACCTGCTGCTCCGGGAGAAGATCCAGGTCGTCCAGGGCACCGGCTTCAACTGGCCGACCCCCGACCACTTCCGCATCCTCACCCTCCCGCACGCCGACGACCTGGACGCGGCGATCAGCCGGATCGGCCGGTTCCTGAGCGGCTACCGGCAGTAG
- a CDS encoding dienelactone hydrolase family protein, producing MSDTTTTAVDLTELSVARGGSRRLTGHLTRPVGAGPWPGVVVVHEALGVNDVMHRQAERLARAGYLVVMPDLFTDGGAVRCLVPTFRAALSGHGRAFRDIEAARTRLARDPDCTGRIGIIGFCMGGSFALLAVNDGEFDAASVNYGRLPKEPDRALAGSCPVVASYGARDRTLPGAARRLEASLDRLGIVHDVKEYPEAGHSFLNDAEVGSRALRPLMRVVGIRPHPESAVDAWRRIDGFFATHLKAEDQKA from the coding sequence ATGTCCGACACGACCACCACCGCCGTCGATCTCACCGAGCTCAGCGTCGCCCGCGGTGGCTCCCGTCGGCTCACCGGCCATCTCACCCGGCCCGTCGGGGCGGGCCCCTGGCCCGGTGTGGTCGTGGTCCATGAGGCGCTGGGCGTCAATGATGTGATGCACCGTCAGGCGGAGCGGCTGGCGAGAGCCGGGTACCTCGTCGTCATGCCGGACCTGTTCACCGACGGAGGGGCCGTCCGCTGCCTGGTGCCGACCTTCCGGGCCGCCCTGTCCGGCCACGGCCGTGCCTTCCGCGACATCGAGGCGGCCCGCACCCGCCTCGCCCGGGATCCCGACTGCACCGGGCGGATCGGCATCATCGGCTTCTGCATGGGCGGTTCCTTCGCCCTCCTCGCCGTGAACGACGGCGAGTTCGACGCCGCCTCCGTCAACTACGGCCGTCTGCCGAAGGAGCCCGACAGGGCGCTCGCCGGTTCCTGCCCCGTCGTCGCGAGTTACGGAGCCCGCGACCGTACGCTGCCGGGCGCGGCCCGCAGGCTGGAGGCGTCACTCGACCGGCTCGGCATCGTCCACGACGTCAAGGAGTACCCGGAGGCCGGGCATTCGTTCCTCAACGACGCCGAGGTGGGGTCACGCGCACTGCGTCCGCTGATGCGTGTCGTCGGAATCAGGCCGCACCCGGAGTCCGCCGTCGACGCGTGGCGGCGCATCGACGGCTTCTTCGCCACGCACCTCAAGGCGGAAGACCAAAAAGCCTGA
- a CDS encoding acyl-CoA thioesterase — protein MAEPFSVPVTVRGYETDVQGHVNQAVYVNYAEHARWSLLQAAGISQAGLAAKGVGPVSLEMTVRYRRELRAGDEVEVTCDFIWGEGKTFRIEQTIRKSDGTVAAELTAVGGLMDLKERKLVADPRDYFRALASDPGRFGL, from the coding sequence ATGGCCGAACCGTTTTCCGTCCCGGTGACCGTGCGCGGGTACGAGACCGACGTCCAGGGGCATGTGAACCAGGCCGTGTACGTGAACTACGCGGAGCACGCCCGCTGGTCGTTACTGCAGGCCGCGGGGATCAGCCAGGCCGGCCTGGCCGCCAAGGGCGTGGGCCCGGTGTCGCTGGAGATGACCGTCCGCTACCGGAGAGAGCTGAGGGCAGGCGACGAGGTCGAGGTGACCTGCGACTTCATCTGGGGTGAGGGCAAGACGTTCCGGATCGAGCAGACGATCCGCAAGTCCGACGGCACCGTCGCCGCCGAACTCACGGCGGTCGGCGGCCTGATGGACCTCAAGGAACGGAAACTGGTCGCAGACCCCAGGGACTACTTCCGCGCACTGGCGTCGGATCCCGGACGGTTCGGCCTCTGA
- a CDS encoding winged helix-turn-helix transcriptional regulator — MSQGNTGVTSQVVHAEGCPVREVLDRVAGKWSVMIIVAAAHGPIRFTELERSVEGISRRMLTLTLRNLERDGLVTRTVHPTVPPKVEYELTPVARELHASLLGLTDWAERHRVTIAESRAAYDALHRPELLDA, encoded by the coding sequence ATGTCCCAGGGGAACACCGGTGTTACCTCGCAGGTCGTGCACGCGGAGGGCTGCCCGGTCCGGGAAGTTCTTGACAGGGTCGCCGGCAAATGGAGCGTGATGATCATCGTGGCCGCCGCTCACGGCCCGATCCGTTTCACCGAGCTGGAGCGCAGCGTCGAGGGCATCAGCCGCCGCATGCTCACGCTGACCCTGCGCAATCTTGAGCGCGACGGACTTGTCACGCGCACCGTCCACCCGACGGTCCCGCCGAAGGTGGAGTACGAACTCACGCCGGTGGCCCGTGAGTTGCACGCCAGCCTGCTCGGACTGACCGACTGGGCGGAGCGGCATCGGGTGACGATCGCCGAGTCGCGTGCGGCGTACGACGCCCTGCATCGGCCCGAGCTGCTCGATGCGTGA
- a CDS encoding IucA/IucC family protein has product MHPPRTPAGTEAVLAAELRTVRPALLSPYAVELPGARAAVLTRLWRGLVHEPLPWITRREPSGHDGLVLRLADGRRLHGPAPDAYATAATVREVELDGTAYRHPAALMTALGLPHGHAFAVELGHSVASLALSRANQPAMSSPFTSWGWEQRVVDGHPFHPNCRSRPGFSVAEQLAYAPEHRAEVELGLVAVPEAACLVGGKWPYREAGRVLIPVHPWQARHVLKDERAVGEGVAGESLAAHPLMSLRTLALPDGPHVKTALSARLTSSVRDISVYSIESAAAVSAFMEAMAGRLDGMLHITRTLGAVTANTPDLAAVLRESPDVYAGAGERVVPVAALASTVLPQSPAWLAEFSRIALAVGLRLLDLGVALEAHGQNLLVVLSPAGAPLRLVYRDLADIRISPARLARHGIPAPDLSGRIVTDDESVLRSKLFGSLVAGALAATAGSATALSEALSAAVRDLPRTPDLAALLEEPLPAKALTTMRLSPERPGDIWARLPNPLIGP; this is encoded by the coding sequence GTGCACCCTCCCCGCACCCCGGCCGGGACCGAGGCCGTTCTCGCCGCCGAGCTGCGCACGGTACGCCCCGCTCTGCTGTCCCCCTACGCGGTCGAACTCCCAGGTGCCCGCGCGGCCGTACTGACCCGGCTGTGGCGCGGGCTCGTCCATGAGCCGCTGCCGTGGATCACGCGCCGGGAGCCGTCGGGGCACGACGGGCTGGTGCTCCGGCTGGCCGACGGGCGTCGTCTGCACGGCCCGGCCCCGGACGCGTACGCGACGGCCGCCACCGTCAGGGAGGTCGAGCTGGACGGGACGGCGTACCGCCACCCGGCCGCGCTCATGACGGCACTCGGACTGCCGCACGGTCATGCCTTCGCCGTCGAACTCGGCCACAGCGTCGCCTCGTTGGCCCTCTCCCGCGCCAACCAGCCCGCGATGAGCTCGCCTTTCACGTCCTGGGGGTGGGAGCAGCGGGTCGTGGACGGGCATCCGTTCCACCCCAACTGCCGTTCCCGGCCCGGCTTTTCGGTGGCCGAGCAGTTGGCGTACGCGCCGGAGCACCGGGCGGAGGTCGAGCTGGGGCTGGTGGCCGTGCCGGAGGCTGCCTGCCTGGTGGGCGGGAAGTGGCCGTACCGGGAGGCGGGGCGCGTGCTGATCCCCGTACACCCGTGGCAGGCGCGGCATGTGCTGAAGGACGAGAGGGCCGTCGGGGAAGGCGTCGCCGGGGAGAGTCTGGCCGCGCATCCCCTGATGTCCCTGCGGACCCTGGCCCTCCCGGACGGACCGCACGTCAAGACCGCGCTCAGCGCCCGGCTGACCTCCTCCGTGCGGGACATCTCGGTGTACTCGATCGAATCGGCGGCGGCCGTGTCGGCGTTCATGGAGGCGATGGCCGGGCGTCTGGACGGGATGCTCCACATCACCCGGACCCTCGGTGCGGTCACCGCCAACACCCCTGATCTGGCAGCGGTGTTGCGCGAGTCCCCGGACGTGTACGCGGGGGCGGGCGAGCGGGTCGTCCCCGTCGCCGCTCTCGCCTCGACCGTGCTGCCCCAGTCCCCGGCCTGGCTGGCCGAGTTCAGCCGGATAGCGCTCGCCGTCGGGCTGCGTCTGCTCGACCTGGGCGTGGCTTTGGAGGCGCACGGCCAGAACCTGCTGGTGGTGCTCTCGCCCGCGGGCGCTCCGCTGCGGCTCGTCTACCGCGACCTGGCCGACATCCGGATCAGCCCGGCACGGCTGGCCCGCCACGGCATTCCGGCCCCGGACCTGTCGGGCCGTATCGTCACGGACGACGAGTCGGTCCTGCGCAGCAAGCTGTTCGGTTCACTAGTCGCGGGCGCGCTGGCGGCGACGGCGGGTTCGGCGACCGCGCTGAGTGAAGCGCTGTCCGCGGCCGTACGGGATCTGCCGCGCACCCCGGATCTCGCGGCACTGCTCGAAGAGCCGCTGCCCGCCAAGGCGTTGACGACGATGAGGCTGTCGCCGGAGCGGCCTGGGGACATCTGGGCGCGGTTGCCGAACCCGCTCATCGGCCCCTGA
- a CDS encoding VWA domain-containing protein, protein MITRQRLAVGACALLAALTAGIALPAGAVAGEPTGDAAPKVDLVLDVSGSMRARDIDGQTRMAAAKQAFNEVLDATPEEVQLGIRTLGANYPGDDRRTGCKDTEQLYPVGPLDRTEAKTAVATLVPTGWTPIGPALLKAADDLEGGEGSRRIVLISDGEDTCAPLDPCEVAREIAAKGIGLTIDTLGLVPNTKLRQQLSCIAEATGGTYTSIEHTDELTDKVNQLVDRAADPVVTPVAVDGADACAQAPTLKSGLYTDREEFGQHRWYRVDVPAGFELRASVSVAADRQVNRDYGVSLRAVTASGREIVRGESTGSGRTDVMSAGLRYPKAESEDDDDSDSKPAAEAVCLQVANSFSAASGVKTTPGLPLELTVDVVDGPDTSSDVALFGLGRGWWLLGALVLTGFLAGVLWGWVSRWRVAVWRTN, encoded by the coding sequence ATGATCACAAGACAACGGCTGGCGGTGGGCGCCTGCGCCCTGCTCGCCGCCCTGACGGCCGGGATCGCCCTCCCGGCCGGAGCCGTCGCCGGCGAACCCACGGGTGACGCGGCGCCCAAGGTCGACCTCGTCCTCGACGTCAGCGGTTCGATGCGCGCGCGGGACATCGACGGACAGACGCGGATGGCCGCGGCGAAGCAGGCCTTCAACGAGGTCCTCGACGCGACCCCCGAGGAGGTCCAGCTCGGCATACGGACACTCGGCGCCAACTACCCCGGCGACGACCGCAGGACGGGCTGCAAGGACACCGAACAGCTCTACCCCGTGGGGCCGTTGGACCGCACGGAGGCGAAGACCGCCGTCGCGACCCTCGTGCCCACCGGCTGGACCCCGATCGGCCCGGCGCTCCTCAAGGCGGCCGACGATCTGGAGGGCGGCGAGGGCTCCCGCCGCATCGTCCTCATCAGCGACGGCGAGGACACCTGCGCCCCCCTGGACCCGTGCGAGGTGGCGCGGGAGATCGCCGCCAAGGGGATCGGCCTCACCATCGACACGCTCGGTCTGGTGCCGAACACCAAACTGCGGCAGCAGCTGAGCTGTATCGCGGAGGCGACCGGCGGAACGTACACCTCGATCGAGCACACCGACGAACTCACCGACAAGGTCAACCAGTTGGTGGACCGGGCCGCCGACCCGGTGGTCACACCGGTCGCCGTGGACGGCGCGGACGCGTGCGCGCAGGCGCCCACGCTCAAGTCCGGACTGTACACCGACCGCGAGGAGTTCGGGCAGCACCGCTGGTACCGCGTGGACGTCCCGGCGGGCTTCGAACTGCGCGCGTCGGTGAGCGTGGCGGCCGACCGTCAGGTCAACCGCGACTACGGGGTGTCGCTGCGGGCTGTGACCGCGAGCGGGCGCGAGATCGTGCGCGGTGAGTCGACCGGCTCGGGCCGGACCGACGTCATGTCCGCCGGCCTGCGCTACCCGAAGGCGGAGAGCGAGGACGACGACGATTCCGACAGCAAGCCCGCGGCCGAGGCCGTGTGCCTGCAGGTCGCCAACTCCTTCTCGGCGGCCTCCGGCGTCAAGACCACGCCCGGACTGCCGCTCGAACTGACCGTGGACGTCGTCGACGGTCCCGACACGTCCAGCGACGTGGCCTTGTTCGGCCTCGGCCGAGGCTGGTGGCTGCTCGGCGCCCTGGTGCTCACCGGCTTCCTCGCGGGTGTGCTGTGGGGCTGGGTCTCACGCTGGCGGGTCGCGGTCTGGAGGACCAACTGA